The genomic stretch AGTAAAATCTACAGCAAATTCTATTTGTCGCCACTTGATACCAAATAGCTCAATGCCGGGTCTTGCTCCTGTATCTAATAAACAGAATACATAATCCCGAAGCAGAAAACGGCAATCAATAAGATGTGCTGTTTTACCTCGTTCAGGCCAACCTACGAATGCTCGAATTAATCGTTTTACTTCTTCTAAGTCAAAGGCAGGTCTACGATCACCACTTTTACCTTTAGCTTCCAATTTAGGCCTTGTGACGTCATTTAAATAACCACGCATGACTGCCTCATCAAGTACGCGATTAAGTGCTGCGTTGTGTGTCATTAACGTGCTTTGGGTAGGCGGCTTTTTCATATTAGCCAATCGCCACTCATCGAATTCATCAATAGCTTGATAGTTGATGTTGGTAATCATTCGACTGCCAAAAAATGGGATGAGATATTTCTCAATGACGATCATGTAATCGGTATAGATAACCTTGCCAGTGCCAGCACGTTTCTCTTGCTGCATACGATCAACGGCAAGTATGGCAATGTCTTTAAATCTACGGGTAACGACTGGAATGTTAGAGCGCTTGCGAATCTCAGCTTCTATCAATAACTCTTTAGCTTTGGCGCAGGCTAGGTCGAACTTGTATTCACGGGTACTGGCACGAAGCCACTTGTGATCAACTTTATATCTACACTGCCATACTTCACTTCGCGGGGACTTATAGAGTACAAGCTCTCTGTTCATTAAGACATGTGTTGTTTCAGCTAGGGGTTTGCCCATATAGGGCTAATTTATGGTCTTTTTAGGGAATGGACAACCAATTAGCAGCCAATTTGACAACTTATACCTGTAAGAGTAGGTTCATAGTTAATACGATTTAATAAATTACAGGAATGCTATGAAACCATCCAATTTCTCATTAAAAATATTAGCGCTAATTATTCTGTTTTTTACATCAAGCGCACATGCCGATTTAGCTTGTGAAAATGAGAAATCCTGGCGATATGATGATCAATGCCGGACTGGAGTTATTGAAGAGATGGATCTCGAACTTAAAACTAGATTGGCAAAATTAAGTAAGAATTTAGATTCACATCGAATGGAGTTAGTTAACAAATCTCAAAAATCTTGGGTTGAATATATGAGGTCTGAGTGTGAATCCGAGGGAGATCTAACAAGGAATATGAAGAGCGGGCGAATGGAATGGGGAACAATGCAAAGCTTTGACATAAGTTGGTGTAAAGGCAGAATGATCCAGCGAAGATTACATGAACTTCATTTAATTGAATTTAGAAGTAATATTGAACCAAGATCGCAACCTCCAAAAAAACGTTTTGAAGGCTAAAAGCTTGCAAACGAGTCCCAGTTATCTAAGCAAGCTTTGAGTATTTGCTTTCGGCCTGTGGTTATATCCTTTCCATTGTTTCTTGAGTATCGATCTATTTCTTGCAATTGAATAGTTAGATTCTTGACGCACTTATTCACACTCCAACCAGAACTTCTTGCCTTAGAAACAAAAGCAATAAACTCTGGGTACTCTTCTAGATTTTCTGAACGGTTGCTTGCAGGAAGCTTTAACACAACACGAAATGCGTAAATTGAAGCCAAAGCTGGTTGGATAATATTGATCATAAGGTTAATCAGTTGAATATTTCTGATTTGATTATTCTACCCTGAAGTTGCGTAACAACCCCTCCATGCTTATGACTAGTCTTTTGAAATAATGGACAACCGAACAGGCATCAGAAATCTTTTAACCGATCTCTAAAAGGGTCTAAAACAGAGGGTTGGCTAATTTCATTATAAAAATAGTCGATAAAATTAATAGTTGAGCTAATTGCCCACACCGAGAAACTGTGAGACGCCCACGCTCTAGGGAATATTGGCTCTTCTGCCAAAAATTCAGATTGATGGAATTTGTGCTCTAGAAGTTTAGATAACTTTTCGTGCTTATCTTGCTCTTCCATCCACTCAGGACAAAAATGAACAATTGCATTTCTTAACTTGATAAGTGCTGATATGTTTTGTGTTATTGCCTCACCGATATCTAAACGCTTTCCTGATACTAGAGATAACGCTACTGAATACTTTCTTAGTATAGACTCCCTTTCCAAAATCTCACTCAACTCGATTGATGCAGAATCGTTCACAGTGGATTTTAAAATACCCCCCTCAAAGTAAACTTCATTTACAAATCCTTCTAAAGAAGCAACAGTTAATGTACAAACGGCCATTGATTGCTGAAGAACCTCCTCCCAAAACCCACCAAATGGTTGTCCTTTATTCTCAATTTCGATGCACTTTATCCTGTTCGAATAACGACAGGCTGCAATCAAATGGTGTAAGGCAAGATTTACGCGTAGCTTTGCAGATACTGTTGCCACAGAACTTACGCCTACGGTTGCTTCAGCATTTACTATAGTCATTTAAACTTCCGTAATAAAATTAGGATAATGTCTCTCTCTTTAAGAGCTTTTGGAGTTTGATACAAAGTTCGCAGTAATCGTAAAATGATTCTGACCATGCTTCAAGGTTAGTATTTCTCACAGGCCACCTTACAGTTCCAGCAAGTGCCATAAAATGAATGCATTCATCGATGTTAGTGAGAGCCACTATCAGTTCGGTATCCAAGAATGGTAACTGAACAAACAAACGCTTAATAATTTCTTGTGTTCGATACTTATGATGATCAAAGAACTGAAGCCAGCTTGCGTATTGCTCTGGATTAATTGCTATCATCAGCGGTGCCTTGGCATTAGGATCAATCCTGGTCATAGCTTGATTGAGCAAGCTTTTATCAAGACTTTCAATATTCAAAGAGATTGCACTCTCTTTAGCAATCGAATTCACCTGTGCTGAGCAGATCCCAATTATCGATAAAATATGTTTTTCAATATATGGCGTTATATTTTCTTTATCCCTTATTTCTTTCTGATGAACTACAAAAAGATAAAAGATATAGCTGGATATAACGGAAAGCAAAATGCCATCTACAACCAGTCCCAACTGATATCCAAAGTTAAATAGCTCAGTAATTTGATTAAAACAAAATAACTTCAACAAGAGCAAAACCAAGGATATCGCTACCAAACGATTTGCCATAGGGGCAGCTGACCTAATAAGTTTGAGCATAGTCCTCAATTGCCCTTCAAGTAATTTTATCAATATGAAGAGTTTATTCGAACTCGATTAAAGAGTGCTAGTAAACATAACTAGAAAAGTCGGGATTCCCGACTTTTTTGATCAAAGACCTCATGAAACTTACCCAACAAAAATCCACACATCAGGTACGTATTCAAATTTTGGACGAAAAAAAGGGCTACGTTTTCACGTAACCCTTTCTTACAACTAACCTCTGATTATTTGCAGCAAGAATTTTTTTC from Candidatus Methylopumilus turicensis encodes the following:
- a CDS encoding lysozyme inhibitor LprI family protein codes for the protein MKPSNFSLKILALIILFFTSSAHADLACENEKSWRYDDQCRTGVIEEMDLELKTRLAKLSKNLDSHRMELVNKSQKSWVEYMRSECESEGDLTRNMKSGRMEWGTMQSFDISWCKGRMIQRRLHELHLIEFRSNIEPRSQPPKKRFEG
- a CDS encoding site-specific integrase yields the protein MNRELVLYKSPRSEVWQCRYKVDHKWLRASTREYKFDLACAKAKELLIEAEIRKRSNIPVVTRRFKDIAILAVDRMQQEKRAGTGKVIYTDYMIVIEKYLIPFFGSRMITNINYQAIDEFDEWRLANMKKPPTQSTLMTHNAALNRVLDEAVMRGYLNDVTRPKLEAKGKSGDRRPAFDLEEVKRLIRAFVGWPERGKTAHLIDCRFLLRDYVFCLLDTGARPGIELFGIKWRQIEFAVDFTSVVLRVSGKTGARQILGMERTVNSIRAIALRNYTVNTNDALINLTKTSNDFIFRTPDKTNPIGSFQRTFSIFLKENDLLVDPKTEQNRVFYSLRHTYATLALTNDNVPIHTLARQMGTSVLMIEKHYSHLSVIQAIDQLRGTKTKGLLDQQD